Proteins encoded by one window of Pseudonocardia alni:
- a CDS encoding GtrA family protein, with product MTVVEATLARIPQPYRDKAIKHRELIKFLMVGGSTWVIDTVVFLVLKATVLADKPVTAKVIAVLVATMVSYVLNREWSFRTRGGRERHHEALLFFVISGVGVGVYSAPLWVSRYVFELQVPFVSLVAQESADFVAGQIVGTLVGMAFRWWAFRRFVWPDQFVRRQPPPATED from the coding sequence GTGACGGTGGTGGAGGCGACGCTCGCCAGGATCCCCCAGCCGTACCGCGACAAGGCGATCAAACACCGCGAGCTGATCAAGTTCCTGATGGTCGGTGGCAGCACCTGGGTCATCGACACGGTGGTGTTCCTGGTGCTGAAGGCCACGGTGCTGGCCGACAAGCCGGTGACCGCCAAGGTGATCGCGGTGCTGGTGGCGACGATGGTGTCCTACGTGCTGAACCGCGAGTGGTCCTTCCGGACCCGCGGCGGGCGCGAGCGGCACCACGAGGCCCTCCTGTTCTTCGTGATCAGCGGGGTCGGGGTCGGGGTGTACTCGGCGCCGCTGTGGGTCTCGCGCTACGTCTTCGAGCTGCAGGTGCCGTTCGTCTCCCTGGTCGCCCAGGAGTCCGCGGACTTCGTGGCCGGGCAGATCGTCGGCACCCTGGTCGGGATGGCCTTCCGCTGGTGGGCGTTCCGCCGGTTCGTGTGGCCGGACCAGTTCGTGCGACGCCAGCCCCCGCCGGCCACCGAGGACTGA
- a CDS encoding sensor histidine kinase, whose protein sequence is MRRRILISTLLTVALTALFLGGPLALATWQLVEDFTRAELTQRLEQVTETVEEYGTGQQSQRLVEAAIPPNSRLVVVPPDSAPIVYGVDRVDDPVTESLPFGPGGIMELSQPTSVMRSQQTQVVAVVVLLVGFSVTVGTGVAVYTARRLSDPLRDLAARAARLGAGDFRRSPARYDIAELDRVSEVLDSSATALSQLLHRERSLVGDVSHQLRSRITALQLRLDELACHPDPDARREANAALEQTERLTAVLDDLLESARAARAVGAEPVDLAEAVADAEREWRGPLTAAGRSLKVRVPEGLLARVTAARLREAIGVLVDNALQHGDGPVTISARTGENALLVEVSDTGPGVPEDLVPHVFDRGISAQSSTGLGLALARTLVEADGGRLELSRARPPVFRLYLPAARTDDVAAAAPVPDRTGPR, encoded by the coding sequence GTGCGCCGCCGGATCCTGATCTCCACCCTGCTGACGGTGGCGCTGACCGCGCTGTTCCTGGGCGGCCCGCTCGCGCTCGCGACCTGGCAGCTCGTCGAGGACTTCACCCGTGCCGAGCTGACCCAGCGCCTCGAGCAGGTCACCGAGACCGTCGAGGAGTATGGCACCGGGCAGCAGTCGCAACGGCTGGTGGAGGCGGCGATCCCGCCGAACTCCCGGCTGGTCGTCGTGCCGCCGGACTCCGCCCCGATCGTCTACGGCGTGGACCGGGTCGACGACCCGGTGACCGAGTCGCTGCCGTTCGGGCCCGGCGGGATCATGGAGCTGTCCCAGCCGACCTCGGTGATGCGTTCCCAGCAGACCCAGGTGGTGGCCGTCGTCGTGCTGCTGGTGGGGTTCTCCGTCACCGTCGGCACCGGGGTCGCGGTGTACACCGCGCGCCGGCTGTCCGACCCGCTGCGCGACCTCGCGGCCCGCGCCGCCCGCCTCGGTGCGGGCGACTTCCGCCGGTCCCCGGCCCGCTACGACATCGCCGAGCTCGACCGCGTCTCGGAGGTCCTGGACTCCTCGGCGACGGCGCTGTCCCAGCTGCTGCACCGCGAGCGGTCGCTGGTCGGGGACGTGTCCCACCAGCTGCGCAGCCGGATCACCGCGCTGCAGCTGCGTCTGGACGAGCTGGCCTGCCACCCCGACCCGGACGCCCGCCGCGAGGCCAACGCGGCGCTGGAGCAGACCGAGCGGCTCACCGCCGTCCTCGACGACCTGCTGGAGTCCGCGCGCGCCGCGCGGGCGGTCGGGGCGGAACCGGTCGACCTGGCCGAGGCCGTCGCCGACGCCGAGCGGGAGTGGCGCGGCCCGCTCACCGCGGCCGGCCGGTCGCTCAAGGTGCGGGTGCCCGAGGGACTGCTCGCCCGGGTGACCGCGGCACGGCTGCGCGAGGCGATCGGGGTGCTCGTCGACAACGCGCTGCAGCACGGCGACGGCCCGGTCACGATCTCCGCGCGCACCGGGGAGAACGCGCTGCTGGTGGAGGTGTCCGACACCGGGCCCGGCGTGCCGGAGGACCTGGTGCCGCACGTGTTCGACCGGGGTATCTCGGCGCAGTCCTCGACCGGGCTGGGTCTGGCGCTGGCCCGGACACTGGTCGAGGCCGACGGCGGCAGGCTGGAGCTGTCCCGGGCCCGGCCGCCGGTGTTCCGGCTGTACCTGCCCGCGGCCCGCACCGACGACGTCGCCGCGGCGGCCCCGGTGCCCGACCGCACCGGCCCGCGGTAG
- a CDS encoding response regulator transcription factor, with protein sequence MTTVVLAEDDAAIAEPLSRALQREGYDVDVVADGVGAVDRVTRAQVDLLVLDLGLPGMDGLEVCRRVRATLPDLPVLMLTARTDEVDFVVGLDAGADDYVSKPFRLAELLARVRALLRRRTQDVVEVDGLRMVLSGRRVLLDGDEISLANKEFELLRVLMIHAGQVVTREEILHAVWGDADMKSSKTLDMHMSWLRRKIGGEKRIATVRGVGFRYNSD encoded by the coding sequence ATGACCACCGTGGTTCTGGCCGAGGACGACGCGGCCATCGCCGAGCCGCTGTCGCGGGCCCTGCAGCGCGAGGGGTACGACGTCGACGTCGTCGCCGACGGGGTCGGCGCCGTCGACCGGGTCACCCGTGCGCAGGTCGACCTGCTCGTGCTCGACCTGGGGCTGCCCGGCATGGACGGCCTGGAGGTCTGCCGGCGGGTCCGCGCGACCCTGCCGGACCTGCCCGTCCTCATGCTCACCGCCCGCACCGACGAGGTCGACTTCGTCGTGGGGCTCGACGCCGGCGCCGACGACTACGTGTCCAAGCCGTTCCGGCTGGCCGAGCTGCTGGCCCGGGTGCGGGCGCTGCTGCGCCGCCGCACCCAGGACGTCGTCGAGGTGGACGGCCTGCGGATGGTGCTGTCCGGCCGCCGCGTCCTGCTCGACGGCGACGAGATCTCCCTGGCCAACAAGGAGTTCGAGCTGCTGCGGGTGCTGATGATCCACGCCGGCCAGGTCGTGACGCGCGAGGAGATCCTGCACGCGGTCTGGGGCGACGCGGACATGAAGTCGTCGAAGACCCTGGACATGCACATGTCGTGGCTGCGCCGCAAGATCGGCGGCGAGAAGCGGATCGCCACCGTCCGCGGCGTCGGCTTCCGGTACAACTCGGACTGA
- a CDS encoding inositol monophosphatase family protein, translating to MNPERCVPAEPGDLDLALRLADLADAITLPRFRAADLRVERKPDRTPVTDADTAAEDAIRAALGHERPGDAILGEERGGSTDTAHGRGWVIDPIDGTKNFSRGVPAWATLIALVVDGVPTVGVVSAPALHRRWWGSAGAGAWARDLPSGTPKRIAVSGVADVADAYVSTTNTETFRTDPSPASREGWIALTEACWESRAFGDFWQHVLVAEGVVDVAVEPAANPWDLAAPAAVVAEAGGRLTDLAGNPTWSGGHGLSSNGLLHDAVLGVLRG from the coding sequence GTGAACCCCGAGCGATGCGTGCCCGCCGAACCCGGTGATCTGGATCTCGCCCTGCGCCTGGCGGACCTCGCCGACGCGATCACGCTGCCCCGTTTCCGGGCCGCCGACCTGCGGGTGGAGCGCAAGCCGGACCGCACCCCGGTGACCGACGCCGACACCGCCGCCGAGGACGCGATCCGCGCCGCGCTGGGCCACGAGCGCCCCGGCGACGCGATCCTCGGGGAGGAGCGCGGCGGGTCCACCGACACCGCACACGGCCGCGGCTGGGTGATCGACCCGATCGACGGGACGAAGAACTTCTCCCGCGGGGTGCCCGCGTGGGCGACGCTGATCGCACTCGTCGTCGACGGCGTGCCGACGGTGGGTGTGGTGAGCGCGCCGGCGCTGCACCGCCGCTGGTGGGGCTCGGCGGGGGCCGGGGCCTGGGCGCGTGACCTGCCGTCGGGGACGCCGAAGCGGATCGCGGTGTCGGGGGTGGCCGACGTCGCCGACGCCTACGTCTCGACCACCAACACCGAGACCTTCCGCACCGACCCGTCCCCGGCGTCGCGGGAGGGCTGGATCGCGCTGACCGAGGCCTGCTGGGAGTCCCGCGCGTTCGGCGACTTCTGGCAGCACGTGCTCGTCGCCGAGGGGGTCGTCGACGTCGCGGTGGAACCCGCCGCGAACCCGTGGGACCTGGCGGCGCCGGCCGCCGTCGTCGCCGAGGCGGGCGGGCGGCTGACCGACCTCGCCGGGAACCCGACCTGGTCCGGCGGGCACGGCCTGAGCAGTAACGGTCTGCTGCACGACGCCGTGCTGGGGGTGCTGCGTGGCTGA
- a CDS encoding MaoC/PaaZ C-terminal domain-containing protein encodes MAELYFDDLVPGTVVDLGTTVVDRDEMVAFSARFDPQPFHLHEAEGERVFGGLAASGWFTASLWMRAYVDAVLSRAASLGSPGGDEIAWPAPVFAGDELHAEMEVLEARVSRSRPSMGLITLRGTLTRTGDGAVVYRSRFTGMFEVRPTVP; translated from the coding sequence GTGGCTGAGCTGTACTTCGACGACCTGGTCCCGGGGACCGTCGTCGACCTCGGTACGACCGTGGTCGACCGCGACGAGATGGTCGCGTTCTCGGCCCGCTTCGACCCGCAGCCGTTCCACCTGCACGAGGCCGAGGGCGAGCGGGTGTTCGGCGGTCTGGCCGCGTCCGGCTGGTTCACCGCGAGCCTGTGGATGCGCGCCTACGTCGACGCCGTGCTGTCCCGCGCAGCGTCGCTCGGCTCACCCGGCGGCGACGAGATCGCCTGGCCGGCACCGGTGTTCGCGGGCGACGAGCTGCACGCGGAGATGGAGGTCCTCGAGGCCCGCGTCTCGCGCAGCCGCCCGTCGATGGGCCTGATCACGCTGCGCGGGACGCTGACCCGCACCGGTGACGGCGCGGTCGTGTACCGGTCCCGGTTCACCGGCATGTTCGAGGTCAGGCCGACAGTGCCGTGA
- a CDS encoding hydroxymethylglutaryl-CoA lyase, with the protein MSNGLPTTVRDPALPERVEIYEVGPRDGLQNEKTVVPVAVKAEFLDRLADAGLRTLEATSFVHPAWVPQLADAADLLAVLDRRAGLDYPVLTPNERGLQRAIDAGCDHVAVFASATETFAKRNLNRTLDEQFAMFEPTVTRAVSEGLRVRAYVSMVFGDPWEGGVDPDQAAAVGARLMEMGCDQLSLGDTIGVATPAHVGAVLDACVARGVGVERLAVHFHDTYGQALSNTLAALRYGVTTVDASAGGLGGCPYAGSATGNLATEDLVWMLDGLGIDHGADLRKLVDTSVWMAGHLGRPSPSRVVTALSA; encoded by the coding sequence GTGAGCAACGGTCTTCCCACGACGGTGCGCGACCCCGCGCTCCCGGAGCGCGTCGAGATCTACGAGGTCGGCCCCCGCGACGGGCTGCAGAACGAGAAGACCGTCGTCCCGGTCGCGGTGAAGGCCGAGTTCCTCGACCGGCTCGCCGACGCGGGCCTGCGCACGCTGGAGGCGACCAGCTTCGTGCACCCGGCATGGGTGCCCCAGCTCGCCGACGCCGCCGACCTCCTCGCCGTGCTCGACCGCCGCGCCGGGCTCGACTACCCCGTCCTCACCCCGAACGAGCGCGGGCTGCAGCGCGCGATCGACGCCGGCTGCGACCACGTCGCGGTGTTCGCCTCGGCCACCGAGACGTTCGCGAAGCGGAACCTGAATCGCACGCTCGACGAACAGTTCGCGATGTTCGAGCCGACCGTGACCCGCGCGGTGTCCGAGGGTCTGCGGGTGCGGGCCTACGTGTCGATGGTGTTCGGCGACCCGTGGGAGGGCGGCGTCGACCCGGACCAGGCCGCCGCCGTCGGGGCGCGGCTGATGGAGATGGGGTGCGACCAGCTCTCCCTCGGCGACACGATCGGCGTCGCCACCCCGGCGCACGTCGGCGCGGTGCTCGACGCCTGCGTCGCCCGCGGGGTCGGCGTCGAGCGGCTCGCGGTGCACTTCCACGACACCTACGGCCAGGCGCTGTCCAACACCCTGGCCGCGCTGCGGTACGGCGTGACCACCGTCGACGCCAGCGCGGGCGGCCTGGGCGGCTGCCCCTACGCCGGATCGGCGACCGGCAACCTCGCCACCGAGGACCTGGTGTGGATGCTCGACGGGCTCGGCATCGACCACGGCGCCGACCTGCGGAAGCTGGTCGACACGAGCGTGTGGATGGCCGGGCACCTGGGACGGCCGTCGCCGTCGCGGGTGGTCACGGCACTGTCGGCCTGA
- a CDS encoding PH domain-containing protein, producing MAFPDSALDRALDRVLDEGEHVVLLGHPHWRLALRPAAVLVGVSAVAGFGAAVVRLQPWAPWAWLVLGVLAALVAVRFTLLPIARWRATLLVVTDRRFLVREGLLVRDGLDVPIDRIDSVRVRTGAGGRLFGCGTLLLDVAGERLRFTDVAGVERVQARLHREIGLLAERRRSNEKESEHTARRGHADAAVRGRMEVPAPQRERASL from the coding sequence ATGGCGTTCCCCGACAGCGCTCTGGACCGGGCTCTGGACCGGGTTCTCGACGAGGGCGAGCACGTCGTGCTGCTCGGGCACCCGCACTGGCGGCTGGCTCTGCGCCCGGCCGCGGTCCTCGTCGGGGTCAGCGCCGTCGCCGGGTTCGGGGCCGCCGTGGTCCGGCTGCAGCCGTGGGCGCCGTGGGCCTGGCTCGTGCTCGGGGTGCTCGCCGCGCTCGTCGCGGTGCGGTTCACGCTCCTGCCGATCGCGCGCTGGCGCGCCACCCTGCTGGTCGTCACCGACCGGCGGTTCCTCGTCCGGGAGGGCCTGCTCGTCCGCGACGGCCTCGACGTGCCGATCGACCGCATCGACTCGGTCCGCGTCCGGACCGGAGCCGGGGGACGGCTGTTCGGCTGCGGCACCCTGCTGCTCGACGTCGCCGGGGAGCGGCTGCGGTTCACCGACGTCGCGGGCGTGGAACGGGTCCAGGCCCGGCTGCACCGGGAGATCGGTCTGCTCGCCGAGCGGCGCCGCAGCAACGAGAAGGAGAGCGAGCACACGGCCCGCCGTGGTCACGCCGACGCGGCCGTGCGGGGCAGGATGGAGGTTCCCGCACCGCAGCGAGAGAGGGCGTCCCTGTGA
- a CDS encoding biotin--[acetyl-CoA-carboxylase] ligase, whose protein sequence is MTTGTNHGDGTPLDPYALRTAVLRPAGGWTALDVVASTGSTNADLLAEAGRGAPDRSVLIAEDQVRGRGRLDRTWISRPGAALTMSVLWRPEGVPADRLGWLPMLAGVALADAITELAPDVPVALKWPNDLLVGPARGKAAGILAEMTAVSGGGPGIVLGIGLNISTPATDLPWGATSLAAHGFTATRAETATALLGHLYRREAQWRDARGDADACGLRRDYRSACASLGSRVRVERPAGDHLVGTAEDVDPQGRLLVHPDDGARVAVAAGDIVHLRAADQS, encoded by the coding sequence ATGACGACCGGGACGAATCACGGCGACGGGACCCCGCTGGACCCGTACGCCCTGCGGACGGCCGTGCTCCGTCCCGCGGGGGGCTGGACGGCGCTCGACGTCGTCGCCTCCACCGGATCCACGAACGCCGACCTGCTGGCCGAGGCCGGGCGCGGTGCGCCGGACCGCTCGGTGCTGATCGCCGAGGACCAGGTGCGCGGCCGCGGCCGCCTCGACCGGACCTGGATCTCGCGGCCCGGGGCGGCGCTGACGATGTCGGTGCTGTGGCGCCCCGAGGGCGTGCCCGCCGACCGGCTGGGCTGGCTGCCGATGCTCGCGGGCGTCGCGCTGGCCGACGCGATCACCGAGCTCGCCCCGGACGTGCCGGTGGCCCTGAAGTGGCCCAACGACCTGCTGGTCGGGCCGGCGCGGGGCAAGGCCGCGGGGATCCTCGCCGAGATGACCGCGGTCTCCGGCGGCGGACCGGGGATCGTCCTGGGCATCGGGCTCAACATCTCCACCCCGGCCACCGACCTGCCGTGGGGCGCGACCTCGCTGGCCGCGCACGGGTTCACCGCGACCCGCGCCGAGACCGCGACCGCACTGCTGGGACACCTGTACCGGCGCGAGGCGCAGTGGCGCGACGCCCGCGGCGACGCCGACGCCTGCGGCCTGCGCCGCGACTACCGCTCGGCCTGCGCCAGCCTCGGCTCGCGGGTGCGGGTGGAGCGCCCGGCCGGGGACCACCTCGTCGGGACGGCCGAGGACGTCGACCCGCAGGGCCGGCTGCTGGTCCACCCGGACGACGGGGCCCGCGTCGCGGTGGCGGCCGGGGACATCGTCCATCTGCGCGCGGCCGACCAGTCCTGA